The nucleotide sequence CCGAAATACGCTCTTTGCGGCCACCGGAGCCTTACAAGGGCAAAGGGATCGTATATGAAAATGAAAATTTGCGCCGAAAGATCGGTAAGTCCGGTGTTAAGTAAGGATTAGCAGGATGAAGAAGATAGAGGAAAAACTCAGAAAGCGTCTTCAGCGCAAAAGGCACATTCGAAAGCAGATTTTTGGTACCGCTGACAGGCCGCGCATGACAGTGTATCGTAGTAACCGGTATGTTTATATACAGGTTATAGATGACGTACAGGGAGTAACACTCGCTGCTGTGAATAACAGGCAGAAAGACAGCGCTGACTTGAAGACTAATGTCGAGAACGCAGCAAAGCTCGGTGAAAAGCTCGGTGAGCGCCTGAAAGAGCAGTCAGTGGATACTGTAGTTTTCGATAGAAACGGTTACAAGTATCACGGAGTAGTAAAAGCTATAGCCGACGGTGCCCGGAAGACTGGACTGAAGTTCTAGGGGGATATGGTGGAAAGACGAGATCGAGATAATCGCGATAGAGATCGTGATAAAGAGTTTACTGAAAAGCTGATAAAACTTAACCGTGTCGCCAAAGTAGTTAAGGGTGGTCGGCGCTTTTCATTCTCCGCGTTGGTTGTTGTCGGTGACCAGAAAGGCCGTGTAGGACTTGGTTTCGGCAAGGCAAATGATGTTACTGAAGCCATACGAAAGAGTATTGAAAAGGCGAAAAAGAACATGATAACCCTTCCGCTTAAAAACGGAACATTGCCTCACGAAGTTCTTGGCGAGTTCAAGAGTGCCGAAGTTCTCATGAAGCCGGCGGCCCCCGGAACCGGGGTGATTGCAGGCGGCCCTGTCAGGGCAGTTATGGACGTTAGCGGTGTAACAGATATCCTGAGTAAATCTCTTGGCTCCAAGAATACGATAAACATCGTGAAGGCTGTATTTAACGGTTTTGATAAGATCCTTGATGCCAAAGCGGTGGCCCGGAACCGGGGAAAGAGCCTTGCGGAGATGTGGGGGTAAGGGATGAAATTACGGATTAAACTTATTAATAGCGTAATCGGACGCCCACAGAATCAGAGAAGAGTTGTCGAAGCCTTGGGTCTGAAAAAGCTGAACAGTACTGTTGAGCAAGACGATATTCCTTCAATTCGGGGTATGGTCAAGAAGGTTTCTCACCTGGTTCAGGTACAGGAGATCAAATAATATGGAATTGCATGCACCGAAAGGTTCTACAAAAAAGAAAATTATTGTAGGTCGCGGTAACTCGGCCCGAAGAGGGCGTACTTCCGGAAAGGGTAACAACGGACAGAATGCACGCTCCGGCGGCGGTGTGCGGCCCGGATTTGAGGGTGGACAGATGCCTCTGTACCGGCGGATTGCACGGCGAGGATTCTCAAACTACCTTTTTAAGAAAGAGTACCTGCCGGTTAACCTCGATGTTATCGATAAGAAGTTTAACGACGGTGAAACTGTAAACATTGAATCCCTTAAAGCCAAGAAGGTTATTAAGGGGAAAAATGTTGCCGTTAAAATACTTGCTAATGGTGAGATTACAAAGAAGTTAACCTTCGAGATTGATCAGATATCATCCGCGGCTAAAGAAAAGATTGAGAAGGCTGGCGGTACTATCATCGCGGCTGCTCAGGAGACAAGCGAAAAAAACGCCGAAGAAAAAGGCGAATAGGATTGAACTGATATGGCGACGAATCCACTAGTTGATATTTTTCGTATCCGCGACCTCAGACAAAGGATATTCTTTACTCTGGGAATGCTGGTTGTCTTCCGACTGGGGGCAAACCTTCCAATTCCCGGGATAAACGTGAAAGCTTTGAATCTCTACTTCATGTCTCAGCAGGGAGGTGCGGGTGTTGGTATAACCGAGTATATCGACTTCTTTGCCGGTGGAGCGTTCAAGAATTTCTCAATTTTTATGCTTGGTATAATGCCTTATATATCGACTTCGATTATTATGCAGCTTTTGGTACTTGTTTTTCCAAGCCTTAAGCGCATAAGCGAACAGGAAGGTGGGCGAAAGAAAATTCAGCGCTACACACGGTACGGAACAGTAGTAATCTGTCTTATACAGTCATATGCTGTAACTATATACGCTAATCAGATTCCTGATGCCATAACTATCAACAAGACCGCATATGCGCTGATAGCAATGCTGACTGTAACAACAGGAACAATTTTCCTGATGTGGATAGGAGAGCAGATTACACAGCGGGGAATCGGAAACGGTATCTCCTTGTTGATTTTCGCAGGTATTGTTGCCAGGATGCCTGCCGCTTTTATTACCTTGATAGAAAAGGTGCAGATCGGCGAGCTTAACCCAGTCTTTGTTATCCTTGTACTTGGTATGTTTATCACAGTAATTGCTCTTGTTATTTATGAGCAGCAGGGACAGCGCAAGATTCCAGTGCAGTATGCGAAAAGAGTTGTCGGCAGAAGAATGTACGGAGCCCAGAACACCTATATACCTTTCAAGATTAATCCGTCAGGGGTAATTCCTGTAATATTTGCATCCAGTGTTCTGACCTTTCCGTTGCAGATAGCCGGAAACCTTGGTGGTCAGGTCAGCTGGCTACAGACTCTCAGTTACTGGCTGCGACCGAATGGTATTCCTTATCTTATTACGTACACCCTCTTGATCATCTTTTTCGCTTACTTCTATACTCAGGTGACTCTGAATCCCCACGAGATCGCCAAGCAAATACGTGAGAATGGTGGTTCTATTCCTGGTATACGTACCGATAAGATAGAGGTCTATCTGAATACAATTCTCAGCCGGATTATTTTACCGGGAGCTCTGTTTCTGGCTTTTATTGCGGTTATACCGTCGATTGTGCAGATGCTCTTTAATTTTCCAATGGAAGTGGCTATGCTGATGGGTGGTACATCCTTGCTAATTATGGTAGGTGTAGACCTTGATACCATGTCCCAGATCGAAGGACACTTGAGAATGCACCATCACGACGGCCTGGTTAAAAAGGGCAAGATTCGATCAAGAAACCTATAAGGGGACCTAATATGAAGGTAAGAGTTAGCGTAAAACCTATGTGTGACAAATGCAAGGTTATAAAGCGGCGCGGAGTCGTACGAATAATTTGCGATAATCCCAAGCACAAGCAGCGCCAGAAGTAGGAGACCATAAATGGCACGTATTGCAGGTATCGACCTTCCAAATAAAATGACAAAAATCGCTTTAACCTATATATACGGTATAGGAAGATCCTCGGCGATTGATGTTTGTGAAAAAGCGGGTGTTGATCCCGATGCTAAGATAAATGATCTGACCGCCGACGAGGTTAACAGTATTCGTCAGCTTCTTGATAACGAGTATACCGTTGAGGGACGATTACGGACCGAAACAGCGCTCAATATTAAGAGGCTTATGGATATCGGGTGCTATCGCGGCTTACGGCATCGCCGGGGTTTACCTCTTCGTGGTCAGCGGACAAAAACGAATGCACGTACCCGAAAGGGTAAGAGAAAGACCGTCGCTAACAAGAAAAAAGCGACCAAGTAGTCAAAGGAGCATACATTGGCTAAGGTTAAGAAGAAGAAAGAAAAAAAGACGGTATATGAAGGTCAGGTCTACATTCAGGCTACCTTCAACAATACCATCGTTACTATCACCGATATGACCGGAAACGCCGTTTCCTGGGCTTCAGCGGGTGGTTTAGGGTTTAAAGGGGCAAAGAAGTCTACCCCGTATGCCGCTCAAACAACTGCAGAAACGGCAGCTAAGAAAGCCATGGACTACGGGCTTCGTGAGGTACATGTCAAGGTAAAAGGGCCTGGAATGGGACGTGAATCTGCTATACGTTCCCTTGGGAACCTTGGGTTGGCTGTCAAGAGTATTCGTGATATTACTCCCATCCCTCATAACGGTTGTCGACCCCGGAAGAGTCGAAGGGTATAAGGAGTTACAGACATGGCAAGATACGTAGGACCCAGCTGCCGGCTCTGTCGAGCAGAACATACTAAATTGTTTCTCAAAGGTGAACGCTGTAATAGTCCCAAGTGCCCCATAAATAAGAAGCGTCCTGCTCCGGGAAAAGGTCCACGGGAACGGATGAAAAAGATGTCTGATTATGGGATTCAGCTAAGGGAAAAGCAGAAGCTGAAAAGAATGTATATGCTGCTTGAAAAACAGTTCAAGATCTTGTTCACCAAGGCTGAACGTATGAAGGGGATCACAGGTGAAAACCTCATTACCCTTCTTGAAAGCAGAATAGATAACATCGTTTACCGGATGCACTTTGCTTCATCAAGATCCCAGGCCCGGCAACTAGTCAGTCACGGCCATGTACGGGTTAACGGTCGGCGTGTAACGATTCCTTCATATCTGGTTAGAGAGAATGACGTAATCGAAGTACAGGAAGCGAGCAAGAAGCTTGTTAACATTAAAGAGAGCCTGAAGCAATTCTCCCGTTCGGGTGTAAGCCCCTGGCTCGAATTGAATCCGGACGAGATGAAGGGGAAAGTTCTGGCTCTGCCTCGCCGTTCTGATGTAACTGAACTTGCAGATGTAAAAGAACATCTCATAGTCGAGCTCTATTCTCGGTAAGGTGGTGACATGGCGCGCAAGAACTTAATGAAAGGATTCAAAAAACCTAAGGGTATTACATTCGAGCATTCGGAGGTAAACCAAAATTACGGGAAGTTTATCGCTTATCCCTTTGAGAGGGGGTTTGGTACTACCATCGGAAACACCTTGCGCCGTGTATTACTCAGTTCTATTCAGGGTTATGCGATTACTGCTGTAAAGATTACCTCCTACGACAGCGAGGGTACTCCGCACATTATTTCTTCTGAGTTCGAATCGATACCGGAGGTTGTGGAAGATACACCGGAGATTATCAACAATCTCAAATCTCTTATGGTGCGGTTACCGAGCGATACCGAACAGAAAACTGTTTTGGTTGAGTTCAAAGGCCCTGGAGAGATAACTGGCGACTCCATTGCTCAAGCAACAGATATCGAGGTAATCAATAAAGATCTTAAGATCGCGACCTTAATGGGAAATGCCAACATAGATATCGAAATACAGGTTGATCTCGGCCGGGGATATATTCCTGCAGAGACCAACGAAAAGTATATCGATGTTATTGGTACAATACCGGTGGACGCAGTTTTTTCTCCGGTTAAAAGGGTCAAGTATTCGATAGAGAACACTCGAGTTGGGCAGCGAAGTGATTATGACAAGCTGATAATAGAAGTGTACACAGATGGAACTCTTGCTCCTGATGATGCCGTAGCTGAGGCTGCTAAGATAGCAAAAGATCATTTCTGTATTTTTATCAATTTTGATGAAGATTCGGTTACTGGTGACGATGAACTGGATGAAGATGAAGAGCGTATCAGAGCAATATTGGATACTCCTGTTGAAGAGCTTGAGCTATCCGTCAGATCAAGTAATTGTCTGAAGAATGCGAATATCAAGACCATCGGTGATCTGACCCGGAGAACTGAAGATGACATCGCCAAAACTCGCAATTTTGGTAAGAAATCCCTAACGGAAATCAAAGAGAAACTTCAGGAATGGAATCTGTATTTAGGAATGACTGATTATAGCGTCCTAAAAGACTCCGACAGGTTCATGAAAGGCAAAGAAGAAGATGAAGCATAGAGTTGGATTTAACCGTCTTAGTCGTAAAGCAAGCCACCGCAAGGCGATGCTAAGGAATATGGTCACGTCATTGTTTAACTATGAGAAAATAACGACAACAAAGGCAAAGGCCCTGGAAATCCGTCGCATCGCTGAAAAAATGATAACCCGGGCAAAGGTTGATTCTGTGCATAATCGCAGAATGGCCGCTCGATATATTTGGGACAAAGGTATTGTCAACAAGTTGTTTACTGAGATTGGTCCCAAAAATGCCAACAGAGACGGCGGTTACTGCAGAATTCTTAAGATTGGCAGCAGGAACGGAGATGCTGCAGAAATGGTAGTTATCTCTCTTGTCGAGAGTGATAATGAAGCTGAAGGCAAGACAGAAAAGCCTGCAAAAAAGAAAAAAGAGAAGGCTCCCAAAGCTGAGTCGAAGAAAACAGAGACTGAGAAAGTCACAGCTGCGGCAGACAGCGGTGTAACGGAAGTCGGGAAAGCAGATAAAACCGAATAGTCCGGTACTGCTTGAGTAAAAAAGGGGAGTTTGTCTCCCCTTTTTTTGTCTTTTCTCGCTTGAGCATATTCAGTGCTCTTTACACAACAGGTTTACATACCGATAATCAATCTAGAAGAGTCTATAAGGAGCTGGTTTACTACAGCATGCGGCCCGGGAATCGAATTGCAATAAGTCTGCTCGTTACTATACTGGTGTTCACTATATTTGTATTTATGGCTTTCTCTGGCCTCTTTTCGTATATTGAACGAACATTTTATAATAACCGCGTCAGCACAAATATTCAAACCGATCTTAAAAATAAGTCTCTTGCTATTCAGGAATTCCATAAAAACCAGCTAAACAGATTTGTAGAAATCTTCTCGGACCCCCTGTTTTGGCAGGTGTATCGAAATAATGTCAGCAGAGAGCTTATAGAGAAAACTACCGATACTGACCGCATATTAAAACGTGAGATACCGGGATATCTCGGATACAGGTTTATTGATGCCGATGGAAAAATCTGGTACTCAGGTTTCAACAGTGATCTGCGTGAATCAACAGCAACAAGGCGGGTGTATTTTCAATTTTCTGATGTTGAACCTGATTTGGAACTTGATGCATACATCGTTCAGGAAAATCCCTCTTTTCATATTGAATCCCAGGGACAGCGTTTTGCCTATCTTATACCAGTGAATAATCCGATAGGTGAGTACCAAGGCACACTTGTTGTCTATACAGGGTATTCAGGGTTAATGAACAATCTTTCAGGTCGTAATCTGCTTGAGGCTGGAAGGACAGTACAGCTGGCGGGAAAAGATACATACCTGTTTAACGCTGATATAATTGACGATCAGGATAGTAGAGATGAGCTTGGAAGACGTCTGGATTCTTTTGAACAGGATTCTGGTCAGCTGCTGATAGGAAATGACGGGGTCGGTTCGTTTAATTTATTTATCCGGAAGACAAATAATTACGGGAAACTTGCATATGTTGCCGGCGCGGAAGAAGTCAGTTTAACAAAACCATTGAAAATACTCCTGCTGACCATGGTGTTTTCCACTGTTTTCCTTATTTCCTTTCTGATTTTAAGTATCCGCCAGGACGATATAGCCGTAATATCAGAACGGATAAAACGTTTTCAATATAGTTTTCTAAAAGAATACTTAAAAAAGAGCGATAAGATAGATCTACGGCGTTGGAGTGCTGATTTACAAAGCCAGCAGGAGATAATAAAAAATAAACTCTTGAAGGGCATACGAAAAAGTCAGTACGAGGAAGCTGCCAAAATATTCGATGAAAACTGGCACACAATTATTGAACTGCTTACTCCAGAGTCAAAAAGCAGGCAACCGGCTCTGGATATAAAGAATCTTGAGAATATTCTGGAAAAAGTATTAGAAAAGCAACGCAATCTTGAAACTTCCATTTCCACTCCGACATCAAACGGGAAGAAGAGAAAAAAACAGCTACAAACGAGTCAGGCACAGGATCAAACAGCCGTAATTGATAAGCCTGTTTCAGGTGCAGGCGACGGCTCAGATAATCTGGAAGAGCTTGATGAGGCAGAGGAGCCGGAAGAAGCCGAAGAGCCGGAAGAAGCCGAAGAGCTGGAAGAGGCCGAAGAGCTGGAAGAGGCAGAGGAGCCGGAAGAAGCCGAAGAGCTGGAAGAGGCCGAAGAGCTGGAAGAGCCGGAAGAGGCAGAGGAGCCGGAAGAAGCCGAAGAGCTGGAAGAGGCAGAGGAGCTGGAAGAGGCAGAGGAGCCGGAAGAAGTCGAAGAGCCGGAAGAAGCCGAAGAGCTGGAAGAAGCCGAAGAGCTGGAAGAGGCCGAAGAGCTGGAAGAGCCGGAAGAGGCAGAGGAGCCGGAAGAAGCCGAAGAGCCGGAAGAAGCCGAAGAGCTGGAAGAAGCCGAAGAGCTGGAAGAAGCCGAAGAGCTGGAAGAAGCCGAAGAGCTGGAAGAAGCCGAAGAGCTGGAAGAAGCCGAAGAGCTGGAAGAAGCCGAAGAGCTGGAAGAAGCCGAAGAGCTGGAAGAAGCCGAAGAGCTGGAAGAAGCCGAAGAGCTGGAAGAGGCAGAGGAGCCGGAAGAAGCCGAAGAGCCGGAGTCAAAAGAAGACGATATACTGTATCTGAGCGGATTTATTACCGATGAGGAAGCTTTTGATCTAGAGACCCTTTTTAACCGACCTGAGGATTTAGGTGACATTGGTGTTTTTGAAGATGCATATGAAGAAGATATTGAGGAACTTAGCGAACTCGAAGAAGATAAAGAGGAAAACGAGGAACAGAAGATATCTGCAGAAAGTGTGGAACAGAATTTAGATGAGTTACCGGAGGCATCTGAAGATGAGATAAAGATACTAAGCGCAGATAGAAAGGTACACAGACCGGTCAAGGTTATTCCTCTGGAAACCGAACCGTTTGAAATCCTTGACGAACTTCCTGATACCTCAACTGAAGAAGAGCCTGTGCCTTTAACAGAACTTGAGACGAACCAGATAGAAGGCCTTACGTATGGTCGAATCGAGAGCGATTTTACCTACCCACCGGTGAGTGATTCCGCAGTAACCTCGATACATGAGGACATCTCGTCACAGGGACTTTTGATAGGCACAATGGAAACGGTCGATATCGATAAACTTGTGCAAAGAGCTAAAACTCCGGGTTTCGTAGAAATTTATCCTTTTGCAGCTATAGTTGAGCAGCTTTCCGATCCAAAAACAGCTGAAGAAGCAATCGAGGAGAAGGATGGCGTTTTCAGGATAAAGGAATCTGTCTATGCAGCCAGAAAAAGGAACTCCGGTCGCAGCAAAAACGAGTTTAAAGTGCTGGTAGATTCCGTTTTGAAGAGTGATTCTGAGCGCGAAAGCATTGATTCCATATTTGGTCTCGGATCAGTTGATCTTGATCTTTCACCAGCCGATCGGGAACACTATGGAACAAGCAGGGAAGATTTCCGTGGTGAAACAGATGAACGCCTGTTATCTGAAAAGGGATTCAATTACGATGTCTATCTCCGAGACTTCAAAGCTGGGCAAATCGGCATAATGAAATCTCTAATGCGCATCTCCGCTCAATGTAATGCAGTATATGCCTCCATACTCGGTTTTGACGAAACCGGGCTGGCCTCACAATATTCTCTTGGAATGGACGAAGAGGCCAGCAGAAAGTTAAGATTTCAGAAAAATGAGGAGCTTTTTCCTGTATTCCTGAATTACAGGCTGATTTTCTTACTGAAATCGACTACCGGTATTCCATTCTTCGATTCCCGTTTCGATGAGAGGGGTAGACATTTCATCGACGGACACCTCTTTATTCCTGCAATTCATAATAATATGCCGGTTTACATCTATCTGTCTCTGAAGCAGAGGAAGGATTCCATAAAGTTCTACATTGATACCCTTCAACAACTTACTCAATGAACATTTCTGATAATCGTTCTCGATTCCATATTTGCTTGACAAATGTGTTGCGATATTTATAATTAAGCGTACATTTGTATCTGGAGGAAGAAGCATGAACGCACTGATGGTCGTTATTCTTCCTCTCGTAGGTATAATTCTAGGTTGGACTATAAGATGGGTATATGCCCGATTCCAGCTTTCTTCTGTTGAGCAGAAAGCTGAGCGTTTGAGTCAAGATGCCATACGGGAAGCTGAAGCACGAAAAAGAGAGCTTCTGCTTGAAACGAAAGATCAACTCCTAAAAGAGAGGAACCAGCAGGAGCGTGAATTTCGAGAAAGAAGAAGCGAATTGCAGCGCCTTGACAGGCGACTGCAACAACGTGAAGAAAATCTAGAAAAAAAACAGAGTCTGCTTGAACGACAAAAGCAGGATCTCACCGATCGAGAGGAAAAGATAGCAGGAGAAGAGGCACAAATTGCACAAAAACTTGAGCAATGGCGCGATGAATTAGAAAAAATAGCCGGATTGACGTCGGAAGAAGCAAAAAAGATAATAATCGGCTCCATGGAAAACGAGGCCAGGCACGATGCCCAGCTGATTATCAATAAAATCGAGCAGGAAGCGATAAGTACCGCAGAAAAGAAATCCCGGGATATTCTTATTACAACGATCCAGCGCCTTGCCACTGAGGTCAGTTCGGAGGTGACTATAGCATCAGTTTCACTGCCGAATGACGAAATGAAAGGCAGGATAATCGGCCGTGAGGGAAGGAATATCCGGACCCTTGAGACTCTTACCGGGGTGGATGTTATAATTGACGATACGCCCGAGGCGGTTGTGATTTCCTGTTTTGATCCTATACGTAAAGAGATTGCCCGGCGTTCCCTCGAAAGGCTTATAACCGATGGCAGGATACATCCCGCCAGAATAGAAGAGGTTGTGCAGAAGGTTACAAAGGAGATCAGCCAGATCATCTATGACGAGGGTGAAAAGGTGCTCTTTGATCTGGGTATCCATAACATGAGTCAGGAGTGTATTCGGGCACTGGGCAGGCTGCACTTCAGGACCAGCTACGGGCAGAATGTGCTGAACCACTCCAAAGAGGTAGCTGTTCTTTCCGGTATGCTTGCCGGGGAGGTCGGCGCTGACAAGGAGATTGCCAAACGGGGGGCTCTTCTTCACGATATCGGCAAGGGTATTGAGACCGACGGTGACGCCAACCATGCGGAACTGGGTATGGAACTTGCACGGAAAAACGGCGAAGACCCGCGGGTTATCAACGCGATTGGATCCCACCATAATGATGTGGAGCCCAACTGTATTGAATCGGTCCTGGTGCAGATTGCGGATGCAATTTCAGCCGCCCGCCCCGGAGCCCGGCGTGAAACGCTGGACAACTACATCAAGAGGCTCGAAAATCTCGAGCGGATTGCCGGAGAGTTTGACGGTGTAGAAAAGACCTTTGCCATCCAGGCCGGCCGCGAACTGCGGATTATGGTGAACAACGACCGTATCAGCGATGATAAGGCTAAAGAGCTGGCTAAGGATATAGCAAAG is from Marispirochaeta sp. and encodes:
- the rplO gene encoding 50S ribosomal protein L15, which codes for MELHAPKGSTKKKIIVGRGNSARRGRTSGKGNNGQNARSGGGVRPGFEGGQMPLYRRIARRGFSNYLFKKEYLPVNLDVIDKKFNDGETVNIESLKAKKVIKGKNVAVKILANGEITKKLTFEIDQISSAAKEKIEKAGGTIIAAAQETSEKNAEEKGE
- the rplQ gene encoding 50S ribosomal protein L17 — protein: MKHRVGFNRLSRKASHRKAMLRNMVTSLFNYEKITTTKAKALEIRRIAEKMITRAKVDSVHNRRMAARYIWDKGIVNKLFTEIGPKNANRDGGYCRILKIGSRNGDAAEMVVISLVESDNEAEGKTEKPAKKKKEKAPKAESKKTETEKVTAAADSGVTEVGKADKTE
- the rny gene encoding ribonuclease Y yields the protein MNALMVVILPLVGIILGWTIRWVYARFQLSSVEQKAERLSQDAIREAEARKRELLLETKDQLLKERNQQEREFRERRSELQRLDRRLQQREENLEKKQSLLERQKQDLTDREEKIAGEEAQIAQKLEQWRDELEKIAGLTSEEAKKIIIGSMENEARHDAQLIINKIEQEAISTAEKKSRDILITTIQRLATEVSSEVTIASVSLPNDEMKGRIIGREGRNIRTLETLTGVDVIIDDTPEAVVISCFDPIRKEIARRSLERLITDGRIHPARIEEVVQKVTKEISQIIYDEGEKVLFDLGIHNMSQECIRALGRLHFRTSYGQNVLNHSKEVAVLSGMLAGEVGADKEIAKRGALLHDIGKGIETDGDANHAELGMELARKNGEDPRVINAIGSHHNDVEPNCIESVLVQIADAISAARPGARRETLDNYIKRLENLERIAGEFDGVEKTFAIQAGRELRIMVNNDRISDDKAKELAKDIAKKIESELRYPGRIKVTIIRETRVVEYAR
- the rpsM gene encoding 30S ribosomal protein S13, with amino-acid sequence MARIAGIDLPNKMTKIALTYIYGIGRSSAIDVCEKAGVDPDAKINDLTADEVNSIRQLLDNEYTVEGRLRTETALNIKRLMDIGCYRGLRHRRGLPLRGQRTKTNARTRKGKRKTVANKKKATK
- the rplR gene encoding 50S ribosomal protein L18, with amino-acid sequence MKKIEEKLRKRLQRKRHIRKQIFGTADRPRMTVYRSNRYVYIQVIDDVQGVTLAAVNNRQKDSADLKTNVENAAKLGEKLGERLKEQSVDTVVFDRNGYKYHGVVKAIADGARKTGLKF
- the rpsD gene encoding 30S ribosomal protein S4; the encoded protein is MARYVGPSCRLCRAEHTKLFLKGERCNSPKCPINKKRPAPGKGPRERMKKMSDYGIQLREKQKLKRMYMLLEKQFKILFTKAERMKGITGENLITLLESRIDNIVYRMHFASSRSQARQLVSHGHVRVNGRRVTIPSYLVRENDVIEVQEASKKLVNIKESLKQFSRSGVSPWLELNPDEMKGKVLALPRRSDVTELADVKEHLIVELYSR
- a CDS encoding DNA-directed RNA polymerase subunit alpha, with the protein product MARKNLMKGFKKPKGITFEHSEVNQNYGKFIAYPFERGFGTTIGNTLRRVLLSSIQGYAITAVKITSYDSEGTPHIISSEFESIPEVVEDTPEIINNLKSLMVRLPSDTEQKTVLVEFKGPGEITGDSIAQATDIEVINKDLKIATLMGNANIDIEIQVDLGRGYIPAETNEKYIDVIGTIPVDAVFSPVKRVKYSIENTRVGQRSDYDKLIIEVYTDGTLAPDDAVAEAAKIAKDHFCIFINFDEDSVTGDDELDEDEERIRAILDTPVEELELSVRSSNCLKNANIKTIGDLTRRTEDDIAKTRNFGKKSLTEIKEKLQEWNLYLGMTDYSVLKDSDRFMKGKEEDEA
- the secY gene encoding preprotein translocase subunit SecY, with amino-acid sequence MATNPLVDIFRIRDLRQRIFFTLGMLVVFRLGANLPIPGINVKALNLYFMSQQGGAGVGITEYIDFFAGGAFKNFSIFMLGIMPYISTSIIMQLLVLVFPSLKRISEQEGGRKKIQRYTRYGTVVICLIQSYAVTIYANQIPDAITINKTAYALIAMLTVTTGTIFLMWIGEQITQRGIGNGISLLIFAGIVARMPAAFITLIEKVQIGELNPVFVILVLGMFITVIALVIYEQQGQRKIPVQYAKRVVGRRMYGAQNTYIPFKINPSGVIPVIFASSVLTFPLQIAGNLGGQVSWLQTLSYWLRPNGIPYLITYTLLIIFFAYFYTQVTLNPHEIAKQIRENGGSIPGIRTDKIEVYLNTILSRIILPGALFLAFIAVIPSIVQMLFNFPMEVAMLMGGTSLLIMVGVDLDTMSQIEGHLRMHHHDGLVKKGKIRSRNL
- the rpmJ gene encoding 50S ribosomal protein L36, with translation MKVRVSVKPMCDKCKVIKRRGVVRIICDNPKHKQRQK
- the rpmD gene encoding 50S ribosomal protein L30, with the translated sequence MKLRIKLINSVIGRPQNQRRVVEALGLKKLNSTVEQDDIPSIRGMVKKVSHLVQVQEIK
- the rpsK gene encoding 30S ribosomal protein S11; the encoded protein is MAKVKKKKEKKTVYEGQVYIQATFNNTIVTITDMTGNAVSWASAGGLGFKGAKKSTPYAAQTTAETAAKKAMDYGLREVHVKVKGPGMGRESAIRSLGNLGLAVKSIRDITPIPHNGCRPRKSRRV
- the rpsE gene encoding 30S ribosomal protein S5 codes for the protein MVERRDRDNRDRDRDKEFTEKLIKLNRVAKVVKGGRRFSFSALVVVGDQKGRVGLGFGKANDVTEAIRKSIEKAKKNMITLPLKNGTLPHEVLGEFKSAEVLMKPAAPGTGVIAGGPVRAVMDVSGVTDILSKSLGSKNTINIVKAVFNGFDKILDAKAVARNRGKSLAEMWG